A section of the Kribbella sp. HUAS MG21 genome encodes:
- a CDS encoding ABC transporter permease, translating into MPEPTTDTASKPQTTLRLLLRNPLAVVGLVFIAVWTLGALFADLLPYGATQPGAGGLLEGPSLAHPFGTDNFGRDILARVLAGGRISLWTGLIAIAISLLIGVPLGAFAGFVRGRAGGLVMRLMDMLLAFPSLVLAMAIAAALGPGMVSAMVAVGIVGIPEFARIVHGQTLSLRERDFVEAGHAIGLPGRSILIRHIVPNALAPILVRATLGMGYAILTAASLSFIGLGAQPPDPEWGVLISDGRGYIISGEWWMTTFPGLAIATSILGFNLLGDGLRDVLDPRLRTSK; encoded by the coding sequence ATGCCTGAGCCGACGACCGACACCGCTTCCAAACCGCAGACGACGCTCCGGTTGCTGCTCCGCAACCCGCTCGCCGTCGTCGGCCTGGTGTTCATCGCCGTCTGGACCCTCGGCGCACTGTTCGCCGACCTGCTCCCGTACGGCGCGACGCAGCCGGGCGCGGGCGGTCTGCTCGAGGGCCCGTCGCTCGCGCACCCGTTCGGCACCGACAACTTCGGCCGCGACATCCTCGCCCGCGTCCTGGCCGGCGGCCGGATCTCGCTCTGGACCGGGCTGATCGCGATCGCGATCTCGCTGCTGATCGGGGTACCGCTGGGCGCCTTCGCCGGGTTCGTCCGCGGCCGGGCCGGCGGCCTGGTGATGCGGCTGATGGACATGCTGCTGGCGTTCCCGTCGCTGGTGCTCGCGATGGCGATCGCGGCCGCCCTCGGGCCGGGCATGGTCAGCGCGATGGTTGCCGTCGGCATCGTCGGGATCCCGGAGTTCGCGCGGATCGTGCACGGCCAGACGCTGTCGCTGCGGGAGCGCGACTTCGTGGAGGCCGGCCACGCGATCGGCCTGCCCGGCCGCAGCATCCTGATCCGGCACATCGTGCCGAACGCGCTCGCCCCGATCCTGGTCCGGGCGACGCTCGGCATGGGCTACGCGATCCTCACTGCCGCGTCGCTGAGCTTCATCGGCCTCGGCGCGCAGCCGCCCGACCCCGAGTGGGGCGTGCTGATCTCCGACGGCCGCGGCTACATCATCAGCGGCGAGTGGTGGATGACGACCTTCCCCGGCCTCGCGATCGCCACCTCGATCCTCGGCTTCAACCTGCTCGGCGACGGCCTCCGGGACGTCCTCGACCCGCGCCTGCGGACCAGCAAATGA
- a CDS encoding IclR family transcriptional regulator translates to MEPDDVRSPLQTVDRALQILISYSEQRRDWGVMELADELGIDKSSAQRLLAALAFRGFLRPDPITRRYSLGPTMWRMAALWERTGGLAALADGVLVRLAQDTERTATFTVPDGFHVRCIAAVDGGSGPLRSHPLVGDLYPAHAGATSRAYFAFIDRNERRALLSGRPFARFTDLTEVDEAALERVFEDTVQTGWAFSDGEYDAATRAIAAPVRLGRRPIGSLTVVEGKNEEAPGDIRDHVPRLLEATEELCNLLAHRTPAARTRRR, encoded by the coding sequence GTGGAACCTGACGATGTGCGATCACCCCTGCAGACGGTCGACCGGGCCCTGCAGATCCTGATCTCGTACTCCGAACAGCGCCGCGACTGGGGCGTGATGGAGCTCGCGGACGAGCTCGGCATCGACAAGTCCTCCGCGCAACGGCTGCTCGCCGCGCTCGCGTTCCGCGGGTTCCTGCGGCCGGACCCGATCACCCGGCGGTACAGCCTCGGGCCGACGATGTGGCGGATGGCGGCGCTGTGGGAGCGCACCGGCGGGCTCGCCGCGCTGGCCGACGGCGTCCTGGTCCGGCTCGCCCAGGACACCGAGCGGACCGCCACGTTCACGGTCCCGGACGGTTTCCACGTCCGGTGCATCGCGGCCGTCGACGGCGGCAGCGGGCCGCTGCGCAGCCATCCGCTGGTCGGCGACCTCTACCCCGCGCACGCCGGCGCGACGTCCCGGGCGTACTTCGCGTTCATCGACCGCAACGAGCGCCGGGCGCTGCTGTCCGGGCGCCCGTTCGCCCGGTTCACCGATCTCACCGAGGTCGACGAGGCCGCACTCGAGCGGGTCTTCGAGGACACCGTGCAGACCGGCTGGGCGTTCTCCGACGGCGAGTACGACGCCGCGACCCGGGCGATCGCCGCGCCGGTCCGGCTCGGCCGCCGCCCGATCGGGTCGCTGACCGTTGTCGAGGGCAAGAACGAGGAGGCGCCCGGCGACATCCGGGACCACGTCCCGCGGTTGCTCGAGGCAACCGAAGAGCTGTGCAACCTGCTCGCGCACCGTACGCCCGCGGCCCGCACCCGGCGCCGCTGA
- a CDS encoding M20 family metallopeptidase, whose amino-acid sequence MSWEQQVLDEIDRTADELIGLAGDLIRIPSENPPGDCTEIAEFIAAVLRKEGVEVDVLDAGQGRLSVLSHQGQPGERHLVLAGHSDVVPVGDVSRWSFPPFAGDVVDGYLRGRGASDMKAGLAGIIHAYVVMHRLGVPLNGRLSLAAVPDEEAGGPLGADWLLDQGVLDGATGAVIAEPAERTHPTIGQKGSNWFRLTVSGRPGHGSLQPLHGTNANLQAAKAILALQGLWEMVPDAPADVRELIESSKVFAEEREGYGPGIGAVFDHVTINVGTITGGSATNVVADTCVVEIDTRVPIGLTRAQVLARVDELLAEAGVEATVEPLGFRSEPNWTLPGDPIVVELVGALRDLTGEPAEGVLQWASSDARTFRSHGIPVLQYGPAELSTIHGFDERAPVADVVLAAKTYASTTIRYLGVRDD is encoded by the coding sequence GTGAGCTGGGAGCAGCAGGTCCTCGACGAGATCGACCGGACCGCGGACGAGCTGATCGGGCTCGCCGGCGACCTGATCCGGATCCCGAGCGAGAACCCGCCGGGCGACTGCACCGAGATCGCCGAGTTCATCGCCGCGGTACTGCGGAAGGAAGGCGTCGAGGTCGACGTCCTCGACGCCGGGCAGGGCCGGCTGAGCGTGCTGTCCCACCAGGGGCAGCCGGGCGAGCGGCACCTGGTGCTCGCGGGCCACTCGGACGTCGTACCGGTCGGGGACGTGAGCCGCTGGAGCTTCCCGCCGTTCGCCGGTGACGTCGTCGACGGGTACCTGCGCGGCCGCGGCGCCAGCGACATGAAGGCCGGGCTCGCGGGCATCATCCACGCGTACGTCGTGATGCACCGGCTCGGCGTACCGCTGAACGGGCGGCTGTCGCTGGCCGCCGTACCGGACGAAGAGGCCGGCGGGCCGCTCGGCGCGGACTGGCTGCTCGACCAGGGCGTGCTGGACGGCGCGACCGGCGCGGTGATCGCCGAACCGGCCGAGCGCACGCATCCGACGATCGGCCAGAAGGGCAGCAACTGGTTCCGGCTGACGGTGTCGGGACGGCCCGGCCACGGCAGCCTGCAGCCGCTGCACGGGACCAACGCGAACCTGCAGGCGGCGAAGGCGATCCTGGCGCTGCAAGGGCTCTGGGAGATGGTCCCGGACGCGCCCGCCGACGTCCGCGAGTTGATCGAGAGTTCGAAGGTGTTCGCCGAGGAGCGCGAGGGCTACGGGCCTGGGATCGGCGCGGTGTTCGACCACGTGACGATCAACGTCGGCACGATCACGGGCGGCTCGGCGACCAATGTTGTGGCCGACACCTGCGTGGTCGAGATCGACACCCGGGTCCCGATCGGGCTGACCCGGGCGCAGGTCCTGGCCCGCGTGGACGAGCTGCTCGCCGAGGCCGGTGTCGAGGCGACCGTGGAGCCGCTCGGGTTCCGCAGCGAGCCGAACTGGACGCTGCCCGGCGACCCGATCGTGGTCGAGCTGGTCGGCGCGCTCCGCGACCTCACCGGTGAGCCGGCCGAGGGCGTGCTGCAGTGGGCGTCGTCGGACGCGCGGACGTTCCGCAGCCACGGGATCCCGGTGCTGCAGTACGGCCCGGCCGAGCTGTCCACGATCCACGGGTTCGACGAGCGTGCACCGGTCGCGGACGTCGTACTCGCCGCGAAGACGTACGCCTCGACGACGATCCGCTACCTCGGGGTCCGCGATGACTGA
- a CDS encoding ABC transporter permease has protein sequence MNLVLRRVAAMAPALIGVVVCIFVLTRVLPGDPARTLAGDQADPSVVAKLRTDMGLDQPLHVQLVRYFDDLLHGDLGFAWHTGQSVTSDFASRLPATVELALVALLIALLAGIPLGVISATRRDRPVDHAGRVFSLLGASMPLFWLGLMVIVVFYNQLGWAPAPLGRVAEGVNPPTHLTGLYVLDSLLTGDLVALRSSLSHIIWPALCLATGSTAIIARMTRSAMLEVIGQDYVRTAVSKGLKPSVVTLKHALKNAAPVIVTVSGLQFGQLMGGAVITETVFTWPGIGSYVVQSVLATDYAPVQAFTLLAAVVYLAANLVVDLVNARLDPRIADA, from the coding sequence ATGAACCTCGTCCTGCGCCGCGTGGCCGCGATGGCGCCCGCGCTGATCGGCGTCGTGGTGTGCATCTTCGTGCTCACCCGGGTGCTGCCCGGCGACCCGGCCCGGACACTGGCCGGCGACCAGGCCGACCCGAGCGTGGTCGCGAAGCTCCGCACCGACATGGGCCTCGACCAGCCCCTGCACGTCCAGCTCGTCCGGTACTTCGACGACCTGCTGCACGGCGACCTGGGGTTCGCCTGGCACACCGGTCAGAGCGTCACGTCCGACTTCGCCTCCCGGCTGCCCGCCACGGTCGAGCTGGCGCTGGTCGCGCTGCTGATCGCGCTCCTGGCCGGTATCCCGCTCGGCGTGATCAGCGCGACCCGCCGGGACCGGCCGGTCGACCACGCCGGCCGGGTGTTCTCGCTGCTCGGCGCGTCGATGCCGCTGTTCTGGCTCGGCCTGATGGTGATCGTGGTCTTCTACAACCAGCTCGGCTGGGCGCCGGCGCCGCTCGGCCGGGTCGCCGAAGGAGTCAACCCGCCGACCCACCTCACCGGGTTGTACGTCCTCGACTCGCTGCTGACCGGCGACCTGGTGGCGTTGCGCTCGTCGCTCTCGCACATCATCTGGCCGGCGCTCTGCCTGGCCACGGGCAGTACGGCGATCATCGCCCGGATGACCCGGTCCGCGATGCTCGAGGTGATCGGCCAGGACTACGTGCGGACCGCGGTCTCGAAAGGCCTGAAGCCGTCGGTCGTCACGCTCAAGCACGCGCTGAAGAACGCGGCCCCGGTGATCGTCACGGTCTCCGGACTGCAGTTCGGCCAGCTGATGGGCGGCGCCGTGATCACCGAGACCGTCTTCACCTGGCCCGGTATCGGGTCGTACGTCGTGCAGTCCGTGCTGGCCACCGACTACGCGCCGGTGCAGGCGTTCACGCTGCTCGCCGCGGTCGTCTACCTGGCGGCGAACCTCGTCGTCGACCTCGTCAACGCCCGCCTGGACCCGAGGATCGCCGATGCCTGA
- the pepE gene encoding dipeptidase PepE, whose translation MELLLLSNSTAPGRKYLEHALDALVEVLAGRDEVVFVPYALADHDGYTEQVRTALEPLGVRVTGAHTAPDALRGAPAIFVGGGNTFRLLRTLQLSGDLDVIRERVRGGTPYVGSSAGTNLAGPSVRTTNDMPIVQPPSFASLGLVPFQINPHYLDPDPSSTHQGETRERRITEFLEENDVPVLGIREGTWLRRSGETLTLGGISAGARLFRRGAAPAEVASGTDLSELLRITARFDVRQ comes from the coding sequence GTGGAACTGCTGCTGCTCTCGAACTCCACGGCCCCCGGCCGCAAGTACCTCGAGCACGCGCTCGACGCGTTGGTCGAGGTGCTGGCCGGTCGCGACGAGGTGGTGTTCGTGCCGTACGCGCTCGCCGACCACGACGGCTACACCGAGCAGGTGCGGACCGCGCTGGAGCCGCTCGGCGTCCGCGTCACCGGGGCGCACACCGCGCCGGACGCGTTGCGCGGGGCGCCGGCGATCTTCGTCGGCGGCGGGAACACGTTCCGGTTGCTGCGGACGCTACAGCTCAGCGGCGACCTCGACGTGATCCGCGAGCGGGTCCGGGGCGGGACGCCGTACGTCGGATCGAGCGCGGGGACGAACCTCGCGGGGCCGAGTGTGCGGACCACGAACGACATGCCGATCGTGCAGCCGCCGTCGTTCGCGTCGCTCGGGCTGGTGCCGTTCCAGATCAACCCGCACTACCTGGACCCGGACCCGTCCTCGACGCACCAGGGCGAGACCCGCGAGCGGCGGATCACCGAGTTCCTCGAGGAGAACGACGTACCGGTGCTCGGGATCCGCGAAGGCACCTGGCTGCGGCGATCCGGCGAGACGCTGACGCTCGGCGGGATCTCGGCGGGCGCGCGGCTGTTCCGGCGCGGGGCGGCGCCGGCGGAGGTCGCGAGCGGCACGGACCTCTCGGAATTGTTGCGGATCACCGCGCGTTTCGACGTACGCCAGTAG
- a CDS encoding ABC transporter substrate-binding protein encodes MKRTVLALAATAALAVSGCAANANSSTGGGNEAAGDTLVAAYSEGGKTLDPAEANDVTSDTFVVAAYDQLVTYGRTEVDGKPKAKTDEIVPMLAESWQPSADNTSYTFKLRKDAKFQSGTPVTADAVVKTFAHIKASSSASFLYKMAGIKTVTKVDEHTVKIDLTAPNHLFLQILPMYSFSIIDMDKVQQNGGAKWLATNTAGSGPYSLTKWDPATEASMTRNDGYWGEKPKLRQVSVKFIAEASNRVQLLRKGEVGLALEVPPKDVQSLKSAEGVVIDSRASNKILFFAMNNKIAPFDDPRVRQAVSYAIPYEKLLNDVMKGEASPMKSAVASSTPGFSDAGYTYKYDLDKARALLAEAGLSKGFSFDFTLGSGFDDWNDDAVLIQAELAKIGVTMNIKKMARPQFLEALETKKVQSYITRWTSFVNDPGYHLGLLLTSQGSSNYANFSDPVVDKAWEQAATEPDVAKRNKLYGDAQQAINTKAPWAYLYEYNIVVAHRAGIDGYTSYPDGIVRFFQLSGAAK; translated from the coding sequence ATGAAGCGGACAGTTCTCGCCCTCGCCGCCACGGCGGCCCTCGCGGTGTCCGGTTGTGCCGCGAACGCGAACAGCAGCACCGGCGGCGGCAACGAGGCTGCCGGCGACACGCTGGTCGCGGCGTACTCCGAGGGCGGCAAGACCCTCGACCCGGCCGAGGCGAACGACGTCACGTCGGACACCTTCGTGGTCGCGGCCTACGACCAGCTGGTCACCTACGGCCGCACCGAGGTCGACGGCAAGCCCAAGGCGAAGACCGACGAGATCGTGCCGATGCTCGCCGAGTCGTGGCAGCCGAGCGCGGACAACACGTCGTACACCTTCAAGCTCCGCAAGGACGCGAAGTTCCAGAGCGGGACGCCGGTGACGGCGGACGCGGTGGTGAAGACGTTCGCGCACATCAAGGCGTCGAGCTCGGCCAGCTTCCTGTACAAGATGGCCGGCATCAAGACCGTCACCAAGGTCGACGAGCACACCGTGAAGATCGACCTGACCGCGCCGAACCACCTGTTCCTGCAGATCCTGCCGATGTACTCGTTCTCGATCATCGACATGGACAAGGTGCAGCAGAACGGCGGCGCGAAGTGGCTGGCCACCAACACCGCCGGCTCCGGACCGTACTCGCTCACCAAGTGGGATCCGGCCACCGAGGCGTCGATGACCCGCAACGACGGCTACTGGGGTGAGAAGCCCAAGCTCCGTCAGGTGAGCGTCAAGTTCATCGCCGAGGCGTCGAACCGCGTCCAGTTGCTCCGCAAGGGCGAGGTCGGCCTGGCCCTCGAGGTGCCGCCGAAGGACGTCCAGTCGCTGAAGTCCGCCGAGGGCGTCGTGATCGACTCGCGGGCCAGCAACAAGATCCTGTTCTTCGCGATGAACAACAAGATCGCGCCGTTCGACGACCCGCGGGTCCGGCAGGCGGTCTCGTACGCGATCCCGTACGAGAAGCTGCTGAACGACGTGATGAAGGGCGAGGCGTCGCCGATGAAGTCCGCGGTGGCCAGCTCGACGCCGGGCTTCTCGGACGCGGGCTACACCTACAAGTACGACCTGGACAAGGCGCGGGCGCTGCTCGCCGAGGCCGGGCTCTCGAAGGGCTTCAGCTTCGACTTCACGCTCGGCTCCGGGTTCGACGACTGGAACGACGACGCGGTGCTGATCCAGGCCGAGCTGGCCAAGATCGGTGTCACGATGAACATCAAGAAGATGGCGCGGCCGCAGTTCCTGGAGGCGCTGGAGACGAAGAAGGTGCAGTCCTACATCACCCGCTGGACGTCGTTCGTGAACGACCCCGGCTATCACCTCGGCCTGCTGCTCACCAGTCAGGGCTCGAGCAACTACGCCAACTTCTCGGACCCGGTGGTGGACAAGGCCTGGGAGCAGGCCGCGACCGAGCCCGACGTTGCCAAGCGCAACAAGCTGTACGGCGACGCGCAGCAGGCGATCAACACCAAGGCGCCGTGGGCGTACCTGTACGAGTACAACATCGTGGTCGCGCACCGGGCCGGCATCGACGGCTACACGTCGTACCCCGACGGCATCGTGCGGTTCTTCCAGCTGAGCGGAGCCGCCAAGTGA
- a CDS encoding ABC transporter ATP-binding protein: MTELTGLLKITDLTVRIETSRGPITPVRDVSLSIPRGKMLGLVGESGSGKSVTAMTITRLLPRRSVHVTGGRIEFDGRDLTQLSERSMRAVRGKEIATIFQEPMTALNPVLSIADQLTEPLRIHLGMSRRQAADRAAELLDMVGIRDTRRVLRDYPHQLSGGMRQRVMIAMAMSCEPKLLIADEPTTALDVTTQLQILDLVTDLQQKHGTSVLLITHDLGVVAQTCDEVTVMHDGQVQETAPVERLFDAPRADYTKRLLSFLPANQERSRAARPADGPPLLEVSDLVKVFPGRRRRGRRTESLTAVDGVSFGVAPGRTLAIVGESGSGKSTTGRALLRLHEPTSGSVTFDGVDLLALPAEDLRAMRSRMQIVFQDTYASLDPRWTIQRTLAEPLRLHTDLDATGIRKRLVEVMELVGLEADHLQRFPHEFSGGQRQRIGIARALLLNPSLVVCDEPVSALDVSVQAQVLELMKDLQERLGLTYVFITHDLSVVRLIADDVLVMSRGKIVERGTVDEVFADPKHAYTKALLAAVPSADPRARLDRAERRELVEAGTKEAVA, translated from the coding sequence ATGACTGAGCTGACTGGCCTACTGAAGATCACCGACCTGACCGTGCGGATCGAGACCTCGCGCGGCCCGATCACGCCGGTCCGCGACGTCAGCCTGAGCATCCCGCGCGGGAAGATGCTGGGGCTGGTGGGGGAGTCCGGCAGCGGGAAGAGCGTCACCGCGATGACGATCACCCGGCTGCTGCCAAGGCGGTCGGTGCACGTGACCGGCGGCCGGATCGAGTTCGACGGGCGGGATCTCACCCAGCTGTCCGAGCGGTCGATGCGGGCCGTGCGGGGCAAGGAGATCGCGACGATCTTCCAGGAACCGATGACCGCGCTGAACCCGGTGCTGAGCATCGCCGACCAGCTGACCGAGCCGCTGCGCATCCACCTCGGGATGTCCCGCCGGCAGGCGGCTGACCGCGCGGCGGAGCTGCTCGACATGGTCGGGATCCGCGACACCAGGCGGGTCCTGCGGGACTACCCGCACCAGCTGTCGGGCGGCATGCGGCAGCGCGTGATGATCGCGATGGCGATGTCGTGCGAGCCGAAGCTGCTGATCGCGGACGAGCCGACGACCGCGCTCGACGTCACCACCCAGCTGCAGATCCTCGACCTGGTCACCGACCTGCAGCAGAAGCACGGTACGTCGGTGCTGCTGATCACCCACGACCTCGGTGTGGTCGCGCAGACCTGTGACGAGGTCACGGTGATGCACGACGGGCAGGTCCAGGAGACCGCGCCGGTCGAGCGGCTCTTCGACGCGCCGCGGGCGGACTACACCAAGCGCCTGCTGAGCTTTCTGCCGGCGAACCAGGAGCGGTCGCGCGCTGCGCGGCCCGCCGACGGGCCGCCGCTGCTGGAGGTGTCCGACCTGGTCAAGGTGTTCCCGGGACGGCGGCGGCGCGGACGGCGTACCGAGTCCCTGACCGCCGTGGACGGCGTGAGCTTCGGCGTCGCGCCGGGGCGGACGCTGGCGATCGTCGGCGAGTCCGGGTCCGGCAAGTCGACGACCGGGCGGGCGCTGCTCCGGTTGCACGAGCCGACGTCCGGATCGGTCACGTTCGACGGCGTCGACCTGCTCGCGCTGCCGGCCGAGGACCTGCGGGCGATGCGGTCGCGGATGCAGATCGTCTTCCAGGACACGTACGCGTCCCTGGATCCGCGCTGGACGATCCAGCGCACGCTCGCCGAGCCGTTGCGGCTGCACACCGACCTCGACGCGACCGGGATCCGCAAGCGCCTGGTCGAGGTGATGGAGCTCGTCGGGCTGGAGGCCGATCACCTCCAGCGCTTCCCGCACGAGTTCTCCGGCGGCCAGCGACAGCGGATCGGGATCGCCCGCGCGTTGCTGCTGAACCCGTCGCTGGTGGTCTGCGACGAGCCGGTGTCCGCGCTCGACGTGTCCGTGCAGGCGCAGGTGCTGGAGCTGATGAAGGACCTGCAGGAACGGCTCGGCCTGACGTACGTCTTCATCACGCACGACCTGTCCGTGGTGCGGCTGATCGCGGACGACGTCCTGGTGATGAGCCGCGGCAAGATCGTCGAGCGGGGCACTGTCGACGAGGTCTTCGCCGACCCGAAGCACGCGTACACGAAGGCCTTGCTGGCCGCCGTACCATCCGCCGATCCGCGCGCGCGCCTCGACCGGGCCGAGCGCCGTGAACTCGTGGAAGCCGGAACGAAGGAGGCCGTAGCATGA
- a CDS encoding AroM family protein, producing MSVLGVVTIGQSPRSDMVPEMIQWLPPSVEVRERGALDDLSTAEIAALAPEAGDETLTTRLRDGSSVVIGRAGILPRLQAAIDVLEDGGADVVLIVCTGEFPAFRHRRPLLLAGPLLTAGLSALAGDSLVGVICPLAEQEQQSYEKFEHLEQKIKVAWATPYQPGTTELTAAARQLADEGAQLLVLDCMGYTQEHREAAAAASGLPVVLSRSVVARLTAELT from the coding sequence ATGAGCGTCCTCGGAGTCGTCACCATCGGGCAGTCGCCACGCAGCGACATGGTCCCGGAGATGATCCAGTGGCTGCCGCCGTCGGTCGAGGTCCGCGAGCGCGGCGCGCTGGACGACCTGAGTACGGCGGAGATCGCGGCGCTCGCGCCCGAGGCCGGGGACGAGACGCTGACCACCCGGCTGCGCGACGGGTCGTCCGTCGTGATCGGCCGGGCCGGGATCCTGCCGCGGCTGCAGGCGGCGATCGACGTCCTCGAGGACGGCGGTGCGGACGTCGTACTGATCGTCTGCACCGGTGAGTTCCCGGCGTTCCGGCACCGCCGGCCGCTGCTGCTCGCGGGTCCGCTGCTGACCGCGGGGCTGTCCGCGCTCGCGGGTGACTCGCTCGTCGGCGTGATCTGCCCGCTGGCCGAGCAGGAGCAGCAGTCGTACGAGAAGTTCGAGCACCTCGAGCAGAAGATCAAGGTGGCCTGGGCGACGCCGTACCAGCCGGGAACGACCGAGCTGACGGCCGCCGCGCGGCAACTGGCCGACGAAGGCGCACAGCTGCTGGTGCTCGACTGCATGGGCTACACGCAGGAGCACCGGGAGGCAGCTGCGGCCGCGTCCGGTCTGCCGGTGGTGCTGTCCCGTTCGGTCGTCGCACGCCTCACTGCGGAGCTGACATGA
- a CDS encoding OPT/YSL family transporter, with amino-acid sequence MTTPTQSPTKHPRAFEPATLALLVICAAVGAVIGLQIITTLGVTPNTALIGVLVAIALSRVPLAVLRPFRSVHRQNLVQSTISTATFAAANSLLLPIAIPVVLGRPGLVWPMLIGAALAMLIDFVMLYWLYDSKVFPGAAAWPPGVAAAEAIKAGDEGGKRALLLGAGTAVGLAGSWLGVPMSAFGVAFIGNVVALTMFGIGLLARGYSADVFGVNIAEIYLPHGLMIGAGVVALAQALVVVVRGRRREPTQPAETTYTRDDATVGRGLGRGFALYIGAAVLLAVTGGLIGDLGPGELVLWVLYAAVSCIVAEFIVGLSAMHSGWFPSFATSLIFLTVGMLLGFPAIALALLVGFIAAGGPAFADAGYDFKAGWLLRGRGANPAFELAGRRQQLFAGVIGMAVATAVVALTYHVYFDRNLFPPIVQVYAKTIQAGVDPGLIGKLLLWAVPGAIIQLLGGPKRQMGILLATGTLIVNPIAGWTVLAGIVLRIAYRRWKGADAESQMTIAAAGFIAGDALWGFGNSLFKTKF; translated from the coding sequence ATGACAACTCCTACGCAATCGCCGACGAAGCACCCGCGCGCGTTCGAGCCCGCCACGCTCGCGCTGCTGGTGATCTGCGCCGCGGTCGGCGCGGTCATCGGCCTGCAGATCATCACCACGCTGGGCGTGACGCCGAACACCGCCCTGATCGGCGTCCTGGTCGCGATCGCGCTCAGCCGGGTGCCGCTCGCCGTACTGCGTCCGTTCCGGTCCGTGCACCGGCAGAACCTGGTCCAGTCGACGATCTCCACCGCTACGTTCGCCGCGGCGAACTCACTGCTGCTGCCGATCGCGATCCCGGTGGTCCTCGGCCGGCCCGGACTGGTCTGGCCGATGCTGATCGGCGCCGCGCTGGCGATGCTGATCGACTTCGTGATGCTGTACTGGCTGTACGACTCGAAGGTCTTCCCCGGTGCGGCTGCGTGGCCGCCTGGTGTGGCCGCCGCCGAGGCGATCAAGGCCGGTGACGAGGGTGGCAAGCGGGCCCTGCTGCTCGGCGCGGGAACGGCCGTTGGCCTGGCCGGATCGTGGCTCGGCGTACCGATGTCGGCGTTCGGCGTCGCGTTCATCGGGAACGTGGTCGCGCTGACGATGTTCGGGATCGGGCTGTTGGCACGGGGCTACAGCGCGGACGTCTTCGGGGTGAACATCGCCGAGATCTACCTGCCGCACGGGCTGATGATCGGGGCCGGCGTGGTCGCGCTCGCGCAAGCCCTGGTGGTGGTCGTGCGCGGTCGCCGCAGGGAGCCCACGCAGCCGGCCGAGACGACGTACACCCGGGACGACGCGACGGTCGGTCGCGGGCTCGGGCGCGGGTTCGCGCTTTACATCGGCGCGGCCGTGCTGCTCGCGGTCACCGGGGGACTGATCGGCGACCTGGGTCCGGGCGAGCTGGTGCTCTGGGTGCTGTACGCCGCGGTGTCGTGCATCGTCGCGGAGTTCATCGTCGGGTTGTCGGCGATGCACTCCGGGTGGTTCCCGTCGTTCGCGACCTCGCTGATCTTCCTCACGGTCGGGATGCTGCTCGGATTCCCGGCGATCGCGCTCGCGCTGCTGGTCGGGTTCATCGCGGCCGGCGGCCCGGCGTTCGCCGACGCGGGGTACGACTTCAAGGCGGGCTGGCTGCTCCGCGGCCGGGGCGCGAACCCGGCGTTCGAACTGGCCGGGCGGCGCCAGCAGCTCTTCGCGGGCGTGATCGGCATGGCGGTCGCCACCGCGGTCGTCGCGCTGACGTACCACGTGTACTTCGACCGCAACCTGTTCCCGCCGATCGTGCAGGTCTACGCCAAGACGATCCAGGCCGGGGTCGACCCCGGGCTGATCGGGAAGCTGCTGCTCTGGGCCGTGCCCGGCGCGATCATTCAGCTGCTCGGCGGCCCGAAGCGGCAGATGGGCATCCTGCTCGCCACCGGAACCCTGATCGTGAACCCGATCGCCGGCTGGACCGTCCTGGCCGGGATCGTCCTGCGGATCGCGTACCGGCGCTGGAAGGGCGCCGACGCGGAGTCGCAGATGACCATCGCTGCCGCCGGATTCATCGCCGGCGACGCGCTCTGGGGCTTCGGCAACAGCCTCTTCAAGACCAAGTTCTGA